Within Saccharomycodes ludwigii strain NBRC 1722 chromosome IV, whole genome shotgun sequence, the genomic segment atataaaaaaaaaaaagaaaggaaaagaggagaaaaaaagagtatTTTTAGCAGAACGCTTTgatttataataacaaaagttATCTTGAATAGAATcctatatataaatatatatcaaattttcttttttgaaaatctCTATTTTTCTTAAGAGATGCATTTCCATCTCCTCCTTATATAtaagatttattttctagCTTTTTACATACTACTTTTGAATTTCCATTCTTTACTAAGTTAGATTGTAATTAattgtgaaaaaaaaaaaaaaaaaaaaaaaaaaaaaaagtactaAAAGCACAGTAGAATTGTTTAAAGCTTGTTAATTGATTAATATTGATGGGGTTGAATTAATGAATTGATTAGACCATAAAAAGTGCCTTATGTTTCAATAGCTTTTTTGATGGACTTTTTGTGttaaatacttttgatATAAACGAGAAGATACTTGAAATATTTACCTTCAATGATGATCCCTTGTTATAAATACATCTGTCGtttgtaatttttgaaGTATTAGCAATAAGATAATAGTTAAACCGTTTTcccaaataaaaatggttaTAACACAAGCAGAAATGAGAAAAttatctctttttttcatatattttaCATTTAATTGTGTAAAATCATAAACGAGGCtacataattatataaatatatttagaaCAAATCTAATTACTGTTCTTGCTcgtttataaaaacaaacacGTAAGTTAAACGAgacacaattttttttttttttttttttttttttaatatgtaAAAATGAAGCATCCAAAAAGTTAAGAAACAAGATAATTGTGGTAGATTCACTTTGCTAATTCAATCTTTGACTGCTGTCCCTgcttaaactttttttttaccccTTGTGTGGGTCCATTCTCtattcatttattaaatttttttgtttagaaTAGAACTTCCTCTATCCATATTGTACAATTGAAATGTTTTATGATGCTGCTACTAATTGTAATAAGTTTACAAGACTTCATTTCCCCCTGATCactattaaatatatatatatatatatatatctatctATGTATATGTGAATgtaggaaaagaaaaaaaatataaaaacaaaggGCCCATcttattttgaatttttggaaagtagaagaaagaaagaaagaaaaagaggcTTGCAGAcgtatctttttttcaccTCACAAACACTTAATTGGataaatagtaaaaaaaaaagtttgaaaCCTTTTatggttttaaaaaagggaaGATATGCCACTTATATAGAAACATAGACgtgtatatttttgtttgtttttctgTATCAATTTCTAATAGAATATTTAGCGTTTTCTGAAGTTTTATAATGAAACGCACGTGCTTTGAATAACaacagaaaaagaaaaaaagttttaccTAGTTATAAGAATCTTTTCCGTagataatgatattataattGCTCGTCAATAATAtgaaacgaaaaaaaaaaaaaaaaaaaagccttTTTTATGAGTTGTTATGTAAAGATAGCacaaattgttttttcttggcagggatctttttttgtttattattatatctaATAAGAATTTGAATGAACTCTTAGAATAACATGCAGGACTGGGGGGTAAACGGGaaaacaagaaagaaagaaagagaatTTTGTATGTTATGTGGGTGTAATAAtagattttaattttaaatcttgggttattattcttattggaccccctcttcttcttttccctctttttatttttttattttattattgttattattttatatctaAATGTACAGGTGTGTTGTACTCACCATACACTTTACTAAAATCGGGTTTTAAAGAACAACAGATAAtccttttcaataattattactattacctTTCGTTGATTTCATATTTTATCTACTCTCCCTCTCTTCCTCCCCCTATAAACATACTAACAAATAAAGCACTATGTGAATGAAATGAAGTGTTATTTGTCTTGGCAAAAATGTGTTTGAAACATTTAGTTTTTAGAGAAAGAAAACccctctctctctctctctttctcttttctttcgtAGTGTAACGATATGTTGTTAACCTGCGtggttttttatttgaatatattattgtaaATCAATAAAAGATAATGTGAAAAAAAGGGTCTCTTTGTGTACTACATTCTTTTTGATTTGAAGAAATGTTCGTAGAAGATAGTTTATAATACCGGTACCAagactttttattattattattattattattatgtacactgttatttaattacgtagttgtttatttttcagCATGATCAGTGATACAAACCGTTATATACCACTCTGCTACCACTACtgctattattagcattattacattaaaataaatgaaaagagggaaaaagaGAGCAattaaatctaaaaaaagaaattaaaaaaataatatatatatatatattattcttgaaaaatttatcataACTACAATCGAAACATAATAGTCTTGATTTTTtatctctctttttttatctctctttttttttatctcttTCTCTTCCCCCTTGGCAGTAATTCAACtataaacaattaaataaaaaactcGTAACGTGCTAAAAGCCTCGATTAATCAATGTTACAATTTCCAGGAAATATGGtctataataatactaacaTAATAAACCATTACCAACTACAGGGACAAGAGCATAAACAATAtactacaaaaaatatcaattctggcaataaaactaataataccagCATGCAACAATACACTAATGCTCCATATCGCATCAACTACAATATCGCTCTTCATAATACTAAcaaaaatactaataataaaccgACACTCCCCAGTATAAGAAGCATTACCAGCGACATTGTTTCTATTGGCAGCAACAATGCCTTTATGTTAGCACCACTGCCCTATCAAATAATGACTAATAAAAAACCCACGCTACCAGTCGTACTACCTGATGATAGATTTCAAAcacataataatattattcttCCTGGTGTAAACAACCTGCCTGTTTTACTGCCACCTCTTATTAACACTGCCACCACCCGTTTTTCTACTGAGGGGGCACATACTCCCTCTACTGGCATAACtgcttcttcttttattgttaaaCATGATAATATAACTAAGAAAAGTTCTAAGAGtattagaaataataaaaacaacaacacaaCCAAGCTTCTTCCTATTGCATTAAGAAGAAAACATATATGTAAAGTATGTGGTAATGGATTTACCACTTCTGGTCATTTAGCTAGACATAGAAGAATACACACTGGCGAAAAGAATCATGTTTGTCCATATAGCGAGTGTAACCAAAGATT encodes:
- the NRG1 gene encoding transcriptional regulator NRG1 (similar to Saccharomyces cerevisiae YDR043C | NRG1 | Negative Regulator of Glucose-repressed genes (paralog of YBR066C | NRG2)), whose translation is MLQFPGNMVYNNTNIINHYQLQGQEHKQYTTKNINSGNKTNNTSMQQYTNAPYRINYNIALHNTNKNTNNKPTLPSIRSITSDIVSIGSNNAFMLAPLPYQIMTNKKPTLPVVLPDDRFQTHNNIILPGVNNLPVLLPPLINTATTRFSTEGAHTPSTGITASSFIVKHDNITKKSSKSIRNNKNNNTTKLLPIALRRKHICKVCGNGFTTSGHLARHRRIHTGEKNHVCPYSECNQRFSRHDNCIQHYKTHFKKNGRN